One Halorhodospira halophila genomic window, AGCGCTGTTGTCCGCGATGGTGTCCACACTGGCCGCCAGCTCCTCGGCGGTGGAGGCGATGGTCTGGCTACGCTCGCTGGTCTCGCGGATGGTCATGCGCATCCCGGATGCCGCAACCAGGCTCTCGGCCGCCTCGCCGGCCAACTCCACGGTCTCGCAGAGCTGACGGGTATCCCGGTCGAGGAGCTGCTCGGCGAGACGGTGCAACGCCTCGGAGACCCGACACTGCCCCGGGGGCACGCTGGCGTAATCGCCCTCCGCGATCTGCTCCACGATCCCGACCAGCTCCTCGACGCGCTCCGGAGGCAGCCAGCCGGCCTGCTCGAGGGCGTCGCGATCGGTCTCCAGCGGCGCCCCGGCACCCATTTCAGTCGTTGCCATGCTCCGTGCCTCCTTCGCTGTCCGCGCGAACCACCGCGGCGATCCGGCTCTGATCGTCGGCGATGGCCAGATCCTCGTCGCTGAGCAGCTCGTCGACATCGAGGATGATGACCATCTTGTTGTCGTCCACCGTGGCCAGCCCGCGGAGGAAATTGGTGCGCAGCGCTGCGCCGAACTCCGGGGCCGGCCGGATCTGCTCGGACTGGAACGTGTAGACCTCGGAGAGGGCGTCCACCACCAGCCCCATGATCCGCTCACGACCGCCCGCCGAAACCACGCGGACCATCACCACCACGGTGAACTTCGAGTACTCCTGGGCGGACATGCCGAAGCGTTCGCGCAGGTCGATGACCGGGACGATGGTGCCGCGCAGGTTGATCACGCCCTTGACGTAGTGCGGCGTGTTGGGGATGGGAGTGACACGCTGCCAGCCCTTGATCTCCTGCACCCGCAGGATGTCCACACCGTACTCCTCCTCCCCGAGCGTGAAGGTCAGGTACTGGTCCCCGTCGGCCGCCGCCTGCATGGCATCGACGGTATCCGCCCCGCTGCCGAGCGCGGCGGCCTTGCGGTCGTCTCCGAGGGTTCCGTGCTCGCTGTCCTGAGTCATGACTGCTCTCCGCTTGGAAACTGGGGGATCCCGGACACGAAGGGCTCAGGCGGCCTCATCGCTGTCCTCCCGGTCGGGGATGTAGGGCTGACGCCGGCCACCGCGGCTCATCTCGATCAGTCCGGCGATATCGAGGATCAGCGCCACGGTGCCGTCGCCGAGGATGGTCGCCCCGGCGATGCCGGGCACCTGCAGGTAATTGGCCTCCAGGCTCTTGATCACCACCTGCTGCTGATCGAGCAGGTCGTCGACGAAGACACCGAGGTAGGTGTCCTCGTCCTCAACGATCACCATCAGCCCGCCTCCGAGTTCACGACGCACCGGCTCGGTGTCGAAGAGCTCGTGCAGCCGGACGATAGGCACGTAGCCCTCGCGCCAGTGGTAGACCTCGCCGCGGCTGGTCACGCGGCTGACCTTGCTGGCGTCCACCTGCAGCGACTCGATGACCGAGACCAGCGGGATGATGTAGGTCTGATCCCCCACCCGGAAGAGCTGCCCATCGAGGATGGAGAGCGTCAGCGGCAGGGAGATGGTGATCGTCGTCCCCTGGCCGTGGGTGGAGCGCACATGGATGTTGCCGGAAAGGGAGCGGACGTTGCGCTTGACCACGTCCATACCCACGCCGCGGCCGGAGTACTCGGTGGCCTGGTCGTGGGTGGAAAGCCCAGGGTGGAAGATCAGGTCGTAGATCTGCTCGTCGGCCAGCTCGCTGCCATCTTCCACCAGGCCGGCGGCACGGGCCTTGCCAAGCAGCTTGTCGCGGTTGATACCGCGACCGTCGTCGGCGATCTCGATGATGATGTTGCCGCCCTTGTGGTACGCCTCGATGGTGATGGTGCCGGTCTCCGGCTTGCCCGCGGCGGCGCGCTCCTCCGGTAGCTCGATGCCGTGGTCGACGCTGTTGCGAACCAAGTGGACCAGGGGATCGATGATCTTCTCCATCACCGTCTTGTCCAGCTCGGTCTGCTCGCCCTCCATCTGGAAATCGACGGCCTTACCCAGGGCACGGCTGGTGTCGTGGACGATGCGCGGCAACCGCGAGTAGGCGAAGCTGATCGGCACCATGCGGATGCGCATGACGTTCTCCTGCAGCTCGCGGGTGTTGCGCTCGAGCTGCGCGAGGCCGTCCTGGAGTTCTTCCAGACGCTCGGCGGTGAACTCCTTGCCGATCTGGCTGAGCATCGATTGGGTGATCACCAGCTCGCCGACCATGTCGATGAGCGCGTCGATCTTCT contains:
- a CDS encoding chemotaxis protein CheW, whose amino-acid sequence is MQAAADGDQYLTFTLGEEEYGVDILRVQEIKGWQRVTPIPNTPHYVKGVINLRGTIVPVIDLRERFGMSAQEYSKFTVVVMVRVVSAGGRERIMGLVVDALSEVYTFQSEQIRPAPEFGAALRTNFLRGLATVDDNKMVIILDVDELLSDEDLAIADDQSRIAAVVRADSEGGTEHGND
- a CDS encoding chemotaxis protein CheA, which codes for MSVDLSQFLQTFFEESFEGLDTMESGLLELDPERPDPETLNNVFRAAHSIKGGAGTFGLTAVSDFTHRMETLLDRLRDGQQAVTPDAVNVLLNAVDCLRSMLAAIQSDQALDADAISTAQRQLDEQLGQTPTGTASGASGPAGDTGGDRGSAGGGGDATPPSGGGGWWIRFEPQPHLFATGNDPRRLFLALQDLGELEVECDTSGLPPFEQLDPETCQLAWTLRLYADVTEAAVREVFEWVEDDARLEIRPLEAAGTEPAAAAEGGAAAAVAAEPAAGAEAAAPAGGEGRKSAARRGGAGGGGSSSSIRVDTEKIDALIDMVGELVITQSMLSQIGKEFTAERLEELQDGLAQLERNTRELQENVMRIRMVPISFAYSRLPRIVHDTSRALGKAVDFQMEGEQTELDKTVMEKIIDPLVHLVRNSVDHGIELPEERAAAGKPETGTITIEAYHKGGNIIIEIADDGRGINRDKLLGKARAAGLVEDGSELADEQIYDLIFHPGLSTHDQATEYSGRGVGMDVVKRNVRSLSGNIHVRSTHGQGTTITISLPLTLSILDGQLFRVGDQTYIIPLVSVIESLQVDASKVSRVTSRGEVYHWREGYVPIVRLHELFDTEPVRRELGGGLMVIVEDEDTYLGVFVDDLLDQQQVVIKSLEANYLQVPGIAGATILGDGTVALILDIAGLIEMSRGGRRQPYIPDREDSDEAA